The Acanthochromis polyacanthus isolate Apoly-LR-REF ecotype Palm Island chromosome 16, KAUST_Apoly_ChrSc, whole genome shotgun sequence genome segment ACAAACGCACAGCGAGTCTGAGGTTTAAGTGTGATGTTTCAAAGAATCGttcctcccccacctccccaCACTTTGTTTCCCTTAACTGAGAAGGGCTGACCACAGGCTGAAGGTTGTTTACGCGCTGGTTAGTTTCAGGTTCTGGTCTGCGATGTGTCACGGAACAAACACCACGAACACTACGATAAAAGCAGAGAGAGCAGACTGACGAAGACAGAAGcaaacagcatcatgatgatgaagatgaagatcgCCCTGGTGACCTGCGTCCTGCTCGTCTCATCTCTCGCTCTCGTGGCATCTGAGAGTAAGCCCACTAAATGACGACTTATTCTCCGTTTTTATCTTAGTTTGTTAATATTCCCTTGTCGATTGATAAGTATGATtcgataaaaagaaaaatattcactgatttaaaaagaaatcattctaaaaacaagtaaaagattttttcaaaatgaaaaatttgagaaaaagtagatttatgctttaaaaaaaaaaaaaaaaaagaatatcaTTGTCATTGTGGTGCAACTTGTCATACCTGCTCAGTCAGTTTCATTCTATGATAAAGTATTTCTTATTTAAAGCATTCTATACATTTTATTTCGTACTGTTGTGACACGCAGTTAAACTGACgcagaaaatatcacaagttgAGTTTAGCAATTCTTTAGCTAATGAGCGAAAAGGTGAAAAACTTTCCTCTCTTTGCTGTTATTGAGtcctgctgcatttattttattgacccCATACGTTTCATTTTCTTGTCCTCGTCTCTCAGTTCtatggaaacactgcctgcagctcaaCCTTCAAGCAGGACTTTAAACTTTGattctggttcatttttcaGACAGAAGTACTGgcattttttactgtttttccagtttcaggCTCTGACAAATGGCGTTCATTCttgcattcatttatttttgggtACTGCTTTCAAGAAAATATTCCTTTCTAATCCCTCTGTTCCATCTTGGTTTTCAGGCAGCTTTGGTCCTCAGTTTTGTTGCTTCTCGTACTACGAAGGCCGCCTGAGGAAGGCCAATGTGATGGATGTCAGACTTACAGCCAGTATGTGTGCTAAGAAAGGCGTCATGTAAGTAAATTTCAGCCtataagtaaaaataaacacaaaacatttgactgacacacaaaacagggaacaaaaattacacaaattcaAAGAGCCCATATGATGCCTTTTCGGTTCCTACTGTCAAGCGctattcaactttttttttgtccaaactaaagagttatttttttctgacagaaaacattCAATTTGAAATCCAGTTACTTATCTATTCATTTGCACAATTCCTGCTTGTATTAGTTTAGCCACatcaaataataagaaaaatatttgtgaaCTTACTTGCAGAATTTATTCAGAAAAGGAGTCTCCACCTCCAACAGATCTCTGGAAATAGTCTTAAAAAAACCACCTCAATCAAACCTGACAactttttcttgcaaaattggggcaattatttcaaattttgcaattttctttaatttttttgtgacaaaaaactttaaaaatatgtaagGAAGCACAGTTGGCTTCCTCAGTCCAACATCACAGTGgtgaaaaaactgttttcaaacaccttttaaattttacacaatctcagaTTTCACCATGAAATAattgtggaaaaatattttttgtgtttcaaaaggtgtggctgctttagacagacacaaacaaatacaaattatatatttttttgtttgtttacaacaacaacaactaacaaaactaaattctaccaaaaataCCCAATACttaaaatttcttatttttctggaaccaatcaattttaacggctttttaaaaaaattttaaataggatttgtttcatattatggctgtgattgtactaaaagaaataGCAGTTGAAGAGTGCAGCCTATGAGTGATTCTTCATGCAACAGACATGCAGATGTATGGGGTGTCccaaaacttttttccacactGGAGTTCTAAACTGACCGTTTTAGGCAGAAAAGAAGCTCCAGGCAGCAATATACAAtatgaggaaaaaatattttttgagcGTTAAAGTAGGAAAAAATATTCCAATAGACCCCAAAAATCTAATTAcaaac includes the following:
- the LOC110947834 gene encoding C-C motif chemokine 14-like, whose translation is MMMKMKIALVTCVLLVSSLALVASESSFGPQFCCFSYYEGRLRKANVMDVRLTASMCAKKGVILTMLNGLNVCVDPSVQWVKSIIEAKEKEQMEN